GAAACTAAGACCAATATAATCAGCTAATAAAAATGGAATTGATTCTAGTGGTATGAACATGATTAAGAAGATCAACGGGAGTATAGGTGAGGCAAGAATAGCTCTTGGCAGGGTCGCACCAAATACTGAAGTAAATATGCCTATTCTAAAACCAGCTGCAAGGAGCATTCCAGCGATTATGAAATGAGAATGTAGCACTGGTTTAGAAAAAACGTATGCCGAAACTATGCCAAGAGATATAGTGATCAACCAAAAGATATTTGTAAATGCAGCTGTATGATAGATCTTTGCAAGTTTTGTAACAGGCAAATCCTTCATCATAGCATAGTCTATCATCTTTGCAGCATAAAGAACTGCTAAGGAGAGTGGCAATATCACTGCAAACTGTGATAATGATATGTCCAGATAGTAAACATATGATAATAATATTATCAATGATGCGCACAAGAATGAAATTAAAAGAGATGTTATATGGGATTCTGGGTTTATAAGTGTAAGATAGAACCTCTTGTGTATTCTACCTACAGAATCTTCACTCATGCTCTAGATAGGAAATATTATCCTTATCAGTATAGACACACCTATTAGGGCTCCAGCTATACCAAAGGCTATCTCAGGCCTTATCTTAAAACCCCTTGTCTCGTCCTCAAAGAATCTAAGCAGCCCTGCGCTTGAAGCTGGCAGAGGAGCGGACTTTTTGTCTTTTCGTGTACTCATGTTTAAGCAGCATGTCATATGATATAATAAATACCTTACTATCTAGATTCATAGTTCTTTAGGTATTTTCTCTAACAACTCGACATAATCTTTAATTAACTTTACAATATCCTCCTGTTTGCCCAGATCATTTTCTGATCCCAAAACTGGTAACAGCTCACTGATTTTCATTAATATTACATTTCTTAGATCTAGTACGATCTCAGTAGTAACAACCTTTTCGTCCTTTTTTGTTTCCATAACAATCACTTCTCTACCACAATTCACGCAAACAGTCTTGCCAGAAACCTTTACTTGCACACCACCGCATGCATCGCAGGATTCGCTAACAAGCGTCCCGCCTTTCCTAAGCAATTCTACAGCCGCGCTAATGTGCTCTCTGCTCAAGTCCTCTTTAATATAATAAGAACATGCTTAAAACGATATATGTATGACATTAAGAAATCAGTAATGATATGGTCATGGGAAGGAACGCTTAATAATCGGATACGCATGCATTCTCATAGATGGCGGTTATCTGCAAAA
This genomic stretch from Nitrososphaerales archaeon harbors:
- a CDS encoding Sjogren's syndrome/scleroderma autoantigen 1 family protein is translated as MSREHISAAVELLRKGGTLVSESCDACGGVQVKVSGKTVCVNCGREVIVMETKKDEKVVTTEIVLDLRNVILMKISELLPVLGSENDLGKQEDIVKLIKDYVELLEKIPKEL
- a CDS encoding preprotein translocase subunit Sec61beta, producing the protein MSTRKDKKSAPLPASSAGLLRFFEDETRGFKIRPEIAFGIAGALIGVSILIRIIFPI